From a single Lolium rigidum isolate FL_2022 chromosome 7, APGP_CSIRO_Lrig_0.1, whole genome shotgun sequence genomic region:
- the LOC124674783 gene encoding photosynthetic NDH subunit of subcomplex B 3, chloroplastic-like, which produces MAATLQFISLLGTSSPHPAPSCSSSTTSNEKQQCRSVHLPRQQRRGRRLRAARAVETDAPSANPETAVEPVEPPSVDFAFVSPRLLPDGTPDVVYRTACGGQKLRDIMLEGYIDLYGPYDKPLSNCSGGGECGTCMVEVVEGGEMLSPKNEVEKEKLRRKPKSWRLACQATVGKPDSTGQMVIQQLPEWKIHEWEK; this is translated from the exons ATGGCAGCGACTCTTCAGTTCATCAGCCTCCTCGGCACCTCCTCGCCCCATCCAGCTCCTTcctgcagcagcagcaccaccagcaACGAGAAGCAGCAGTGTCGCTCTGTTCATTTGCCGCGGCAGCAGCGGAGGGGGAGGAGGCTCCGCGCAGCCCGTGCCGTCGAGACGGACGCCCCCAGCGCCAACCCCGAAACGGCGGTTGAGCCGGTCGAGCCGCCGTCGGTCGACTTCGCGTTCGTCAGC CCCCGGTTGCTGCCGGACGGGACGCCGGACGTGGTCTACCGGACGGCGTGCGGCGGGCAGAAGCTCAGGGACATCATGCTCGAAGGGTACATCGACCTCTACGGGCCTTAC GACAAGCCTCTGTCAAACTGCTCAGGAGGCGGCGAGTGCGGGACTTGCATGGTGGAG GTAGTAGAAGGCGGTGAAATGCTTTCACCAAAGAATGAAGTGGAAAAGGAAAAGCTTAGAAGG AAACCCAAGTCGTGGAGACTAGCGTGCCAGGCTACGGTTGGCAAACCAGATTCAACAGGACAG ATGGTCATCCAGCAGCTGCCGGAGTGGAAAATACACGAGTGGGAGAAGTAA